The following are encoded together in the Paenibacillus pabuli genome:
- a CDS encoding DNA polymerase — protein MRKLTPESRYDMNVIQDVIDKICSEGVLIDDKTTVELMLELEGKIESSNALAEQILNEKFDWDFINVKSPKQLSDFYTHWGYAKYGNPGKAGTNFPTECLEKIIELDDQMKEITQLFINIMADRYSLSAMESVRKHGQPTEADGISIVYPEYSQADSGRIHFTKPNLSNLGERKRMVVAGEGYKLISFDYKNQEPWIIANMLGLESVLKRMEAGEDYYRALAEEYCGITISDADRKPFKTSVIAIGYLCTLPTALNGIPDHLRQTVKDFYSVFTKLPEFVAFREKVQECFDGDRTMRTYFNTPWEVAHYRGMNYSTWERSAFNRPFQATGVDILFFALEGLEEIYKEIGGDIRTYITLHDEVVIRVKEELVTDELVEKLRNAVLFDVEGWTQLRVDTKILDTWLDK, from the coding sequence TTGCGGAAATTGACGCCAGAATCACGGTATGATATGAATGTAATTCAAGATGTGATTGACAAAATTTGTTCCGAAGGTGTTCTGATTGATGATAAGACTACGGTCGAATTAATGTTAGAACTTGAGGGTAAGATTGAGAGTTCCAACGCATTGGCTGAGCAAATTCTTAATGAAAAGTTCGATTGGGATTTCATCAACGTTAAGTCTCCAAAGCAATTGTCAGACTTTTACACGCACTGGGGATACGCTAAATATGGAAACCCTGGCAAGGCTGGGACTAACTTCCCTACTGAATGTTTGGAAAAGATCATTGAACTCGATGACCAAATGAAAGAGATTACCCAGCTATTTATCAATATCATGGCTGACAGATACAGTCTCAGTGCAATGGAGAGCGTACGTAAACACGGACAGCCTACTGAAGCTGACGGGATTAGTATCGTATATCCTGAATACTCACAAGCTGATTCTGGGCGAATTCATTTCACTAAACCTAATCTGTCTAATCTTGGCGAACGTAAGCGTATGGTGGTTGCCGGAGAAGGGTATAAGTTGATTTCTTTCGACTATAAAAACCAAGAACCCTGGATTATCGCTAATATGTTAGGACTTGAATCTGTATTGAAACGTATGGAAGCAGGAGAAGATTACTACCGCGCACTTGCTGAGGAATATTGTGGAATTACAATCAGTGATGCAGATAGAAAACCTTTTAAAACTTCTGTAATCGCCATTGGTTATCTTTGTACTCTACCTACAGCACTCAACGGTATTCCGGACCATTTGAGACAAACAGTTAAGGATTTTTATAGCGTATTTACAAAATTACCTGAATTTGTTGCATTCAGAGAGAAAGTTCAGGAATGTTTCGATGGCGACAGGACAATGAGAACCTATTTTAACACTCCTTGGGAAGTTGCACATTACCGTGGCATGAATTACAGTACCTGGGAGAGATCGGCATTCAATCGTCCTTTCCAGGCTACCGGTGTAGATATTCTTTTCTTCGCACTCGAAGGATTAGAGGAAATTTACAAAGAGATCGGCGGCGATATTCGGACATACATCACACTGCATGATGAGGTTGTAATCCGAGTTAAAGAGGAACTTGTCACTGACGAACTTGTGGAAAAACTTCGCAATGCTGTACTTTTCGATGTTGAAGGTTGGACGCAGTTGCGGGTAGATACGAAGATCCTTGACACATGGTTAGATAAATAA
- a CDS encoding response regulator, giving the protein MARVLITDDAAFMRMMLKDILVKGGHEVVGEASDGGQAVIKYGELLPDIVTMDITMPNVDGICALKEIREKYPNAKIVMCSAMGQQALVMDAISHGAKDFIVKPFQPERVLLAIGSIA; this is encoded by the coding sequence ATGGCTCGAGTACTAATCACTGACGATGCAGCTTTTATGCGAATGATGCTTAAGGACATCCTTGTAAAAGGTGGTCATGAGGTAGTTGGCGAGGCCTCCGACGGAGGTCAGGCAGTAATTAAATATGGAGAACTTCTGCCTGATATTGTAACTATGGATATTACTATGCCAAATGTAGATGGTATTTGTGCACTTAAAGAGATTCGTGAAAAGTACCCTAATGCTAAAATTGTGATGTGTTCCGCTATGGGACAACAAGCACTGGTTATGGATGCAATCAGTCACGGAGCAAAAGACTTCATCGTTAAACCCTTCCAGCCTGAACGAGTACTGTTGGCCATCGGTAGTATCGCTTAG